The following are encoded together in the Dyella terrae genome:
- a CDS encoding aspartate carbamoyltransferase catalytic subunit, with amino-acid sequence MSSRLRHLTTLEHLPRESIERLLDRAETMRDGCAHGTRKLELLNGRTILNLFFEPSTRTRTSFELAARRLGADVINFDIGFSSTSKGEALFDTLHTLEAMHMDAIVVRHKVSGTPEELVRHAMSGVSVINAGDGNRAHPTQGLLDVLTIRQHRPDFSQLTVVICGDVKHSRVARSDVHALKAMGTKEIRLCSPQALMPDAAEFPGCVLTDDFDAAVEGADVVITLRLQKERMAATDLPDETAYFNRYGLDNRRLARAAKGALVMHPGPLNRGIEIAPEVADGPQSRILEQVGNGVFVRMAVLAEVLGR; translated from the coding sequence ATGAGCTCTCGCTTGCGCCACCTCACCACCCTGGAACACCTGCCTCGCGAGAGCATCGAGCGCCTGCTCGACCGTGCGGAGACCATGCGCGACGGATGCGCCCACGGCACGCGCAAGCTGGAGCTGCTCAACGGCCGCACCATCCTCAACCTGTTCTTCGAGCCGTCCACGCGTACGCGCACCTCGTTCGAGCTGGCCGCGCGACGCCTTGGCGCCGACGTCATCAACTTCGACATCGGCTTCTCCTCCACCAGCAAGGGCGAGGCGCTGTTCGACACGCTGCACACGCTGGAGGCGATGCACATGGACGCCATCGTCGTACGCCACAAGGTGTCAGGTACGCCGGAAGAACTGGTACGCCATGCCATGAGCGGCGTTTCCGTGATCAATGCCGGCGACGGCAACCGCGCCCACCCCACCCAGGGCCTGCTCGATGTGCTGACCATTCGCCAGCATCGCCCGGACTTCAGCCAGCTCACCGTAGTCATCTGTGGCGATGTAAAGCACTCGCGTGTAGCCCGTTCGGACGTGCATGCACTCAAGGCGATGGGCACGAAGGAGATCCGCCTGTGTTCGCCGCAGGCCTTGATGCCTGACGCCGCTGAATTCCCCGGCTGCGTGCTCACCGACGATTTCGATGCCGCCGTGGAAGGTGCCGACGTGGTCATCACGCTGCGCCTTCAGAAGGAGCGCATGGCCGCCACCGACCTGCCGGACGAGACGGCCTACTTCAATCGCTACGGCCTGGATAACCGCCGCCTGGCACGCGCCGCCAAGGGCGCCCTGGTGATGCATCCGGGCCCGCTCAACCGCGGCATCGAGATTGCCCCGGAAGTGGCCGACGGCCCGCAGTCGCGCATCCTTGAACAGGTCGGCAACGGCGTCTTCGTGCGCATGGCGGTGCTCGCCGAGGTACTGGGTCGCTAA
- a CDS encoding MHYT domain-containing protein, whose protein sequence is MQDMHQHYNGVLVGLSYAVSVLGSFTALQFALGIPSAQNEKQRWGAILAAGAAMGGGAIWAMHFIAMLACNMGTQVTYDVLLTTISAVLAIVACSLGLAIVGSGAFRFINLLFAGVLMGLGVAGMHYLGMTAMLSSAQVSYDGGIVALSVGIAIVASMAALWLAFNLRGKLQMLGSALVMGVAVCGMHYTGMSAMEVSQGDTLPAGFEQGMQGEHLGLAIFVVVVLLLAVALGLSIVRQQRRAALSI, encoded by the coding sequence ATGCAAGACATGCATCAGCATTACAACGGGGTGCTGGTCGGTTTGTCGTATGCCGTATCAGTGCTGGGGTCGTTCACGGCACTTCAGTTTGCCTTGGGTATTCCATCGGCACAGAACGAAAAGCAGCGTTGGGGGGCCATCCTTGCCGCCGGGGCGGCGATGGGTGGCGGCGCTATCTGGGCCATGCACTTCATCGCCATGCTCGCCTGCAATATGGGCACGCAGGTGACGTACGACGTGCTGTTGACGACGATCTCGGCGGTGCTGGCGATCGTCGCGTGCTCGTTGGGGCTGGCGATCGTCGGTAGTGGCGCATTCCGTTTCATCAACCTGCTGTTCGCCGGCGTGCTCATGGGCCTGGGGGTGGCGGGTATGCACTATCTGGGCATGACGGCCATGCTGTCCTCGGCGCAGGTGTCCTACGACGGCGGCATCGTGGCCTTGTCGGTAGGCATCGCCATCGTGGCGTCGATGGCCGCGCTATGGCTGGCCTTCAATCTGCGCGGCAAGCTGCAGATGCTGGGCAGTGCGCTGGTGATGGGCGTTGCGGTCTGCGGTATGCACTACACCGGTATGTCGGCCATGGAAGTGAGTCAGGGCGATACGTTGCCGGCCGGTTTCGAACAGGGCATGCAGGGCGAGCACCTGGGCCTGGCGATTTTCGTGGTGGTCGTACTGCTGCTGGCGGTTGCGTTGGGACTAAGCATCGTGCGGCAACAGCGGCGCGCTGCGCTCTCCATTTGA
- a CDS encoding PilT/PilU family type 4a pilus ATPase has translation MSDFDFTSFLKLMVHKKASDLFITAGVAPSMKVQGRIVPITQSPLSAQQARDMVLNVMTPSQREEFEKTHECQFAISAQGVGRFRVSCFYQRNCVGMVLRRIESKIPTIEELSLPPVIKQLAMTKRGIIIFVGGTGTGKSTSLASMIGYRNANSTGHIITIEDPIEYVHKHEGCIITQRELGIDTDSWENALKNTLRQAPDVIMIGEVRTRETMEHAINFSETGHLCLCTLHANNANQAMDRILHFFPEDRRSQLFMDLSLNLKGVVAQQLIPTPDGKARRVAVEVLLGTPLVQDYIRQGEIHKLKEVMKESTNLGMKTFDQSLVELYHAGEISYEDALRHADSSNEVRLRIKLAQGGDAHTLSQGLDGVEIEETKDSQNFGGGLLRR, from the coding sequence ATGAGCGACTTCGATTTCACCTCCTTCCTCAAACTGATGGTGCACAAGAAGGCATCGGACCTGTTCATTACGGCCGGTGTCGCACCCTCGATGAAGGTGCAGGGGCGCATCGTGCCGATCACGCAGAGTCCGTTGTCCGCCCAGCAGGCGCGAGACATGGTGCTCAACGTGATGACACCCTCGCAGCGCGAGGAGTTCGAAAAGACCCACGAGTGCCAGTTCGCCATCTCGGCGCAGGGCGTGGGCCGCTTCCGCGTGTCGTGCTTCTACCAGCGCAACTGCGTGGGCATGGTGTTGCGCCGCATCGAGTCGAAGATCCCGACCATCGAGGAACTCAGCCTGCCGCCCGTCATCAAGCAGTTGGCGATGACCAAGCGCGGCATCATCATCTTCGTCGGCGGCACCGGTACCGGTAAATCCACCTCGCTGGCGTCGATGATCGGCTACCGCAACGCCAACTCGACCGGCCACATCATCACCATCGAGGATCCGATCGAATACGTGCACAAGCACGAGGGCTGCATCATCACGCAGCGCGAGCTGGGCATCGACACGGATAGCTGGGAAAACGCGCTGAAGAACACGCTGCGCCAAGCTCCCGACGTGATCATGATCGGCGAAGTGCGTACGCGCGAAACGATGGAGCATGCGATCAACTTCTCGGAAACGGGTCACCTGTGCCTGTGTACGCTGCATGCGAACAACGCCAACCAGGCGATGGATCGCATCCTCCACTTCTTCCCGGAGGACCGTCGCTCGCAGTTGTTCATGGACCTCTCGTTGAACCTCAAGGGTGTGGTGGCACAGCAGCTGATCCCCACGCCGGACGGCAAGGCACGTCGCGTGGCGGTGGAGGTGTTGCTGGGCACACCGCTGGTGCAGGACTACATCCGCCAGGGCGAGATCCATAAGCTCAAGGAAGTGATGAAGGAATCCACCAACCTGGGCATGAAGACTTTCGACCAGAGCCTGGTCGAGCTCTATCACGCCGGCGAGATCTCCTACGAGGATGCGCTACGCCACGCCGATAGCTCCAACGAAGTGCGCTTGCGTATCAAGCTTGCACAAGGCGGTGACGCACACACGCTGTCGCAGGGCCTGGACGGTGTGGAGATCGAGGAAACCAAAGATTCGCAGAACTTCGGTGGTGGGCTCCTGCGTCGCTGA
- a CDS encoding type IV pilus twitching motility protein PilT translates to MDIAELLAFSVKNKASDLHLSAGLPPMIRVDGDVRRINIPALDHKQVHSLIYDIMSDKQRRDYEEFLEVDFSFEIPGLARFRVNAFNQNRGSGGVFRTIPSEVLTLEDLAAPSIFRELIEQPQGLILVTGPTGSGKSTTLAAMVDHINKNEYGHILTIEDPIEFVHTSQKCLINQREVHRDTHGFNEALRSALREDPDYVLVGELRDLETIRLALTAAETGHLVFGTLHTSSAAKTVDRIIDVFPAGEKPMVRSMLSESLRAVISQSLLKKVGGGRIAAHEIMVGIPAIRNLIREDKVAQMYSSIQTGQQYGMQTLDQNLQDLVKRGLVTRQQASSYARNKDIFKG, encoded by the coding sequence ATGGATATCGCCGAACTGCTTGCCTTCTCGGTGAAGAACAAGGCCTCGGACTTACACTTGTCCGCCGGTCTGCCACCGATGATCCGCGTGGACGGCGACGTTCGCCGCATCAACATCCCCGCGCTGGACCACAAGCAGGTCCATTCGCTGATCTACGACATCATGTCGGACAAGCAGCGACGCGACTACGAAGAATTTCTCGAGGTCGACTTTTCGTTCGAAATTCCCGGGCTGGCGCGTTTTCGTGTCAATGCGTTCAACCAGAACCGTGGCTCGGGCGGCGTGTTCCGTACCATTCCCTCGGAAGTGCTCACGCTGGAAGACCTTGCGGCACCGTCCATATTCCGCGAACTGATCGAGCAGCCGCAGGGCCTGATCCTGGTGACCGGTCCGACGGGTTCGGGTAAGTCGACCACGCTGGCGGCGATGGTGGATCACATCAACAAGAACGAATACGGCCACATCCTCACCATCGAGGATCCGATCGAATTCGTGCATACCTCGCAGAAGTGCCTGATCAACCAGCGCGAAGTGCACCGCGACACGCACGGCTTCAACGAAGCCTTGCGCTCGGCGCTCCGCGAAGATCCGGACTATGTGCTGGTGGGTGAGTTGCGCGACTTGGAAACCATCCGCCTGGCGTTGACCGCCGCGGAAACCGGACACTTGGTGTTCGGTACGCTGCACACCAGTTCGGCGGCCAAGACCGTCGACCGTATCATCGACGTGTTCCCTGCCGGCGAAAAGCCGATGGTGCGCTCGATGCTGTCCGAATCGTTGCGCGCTGTGATCTCGCAGTCGCTGCTGAAGAAAGTGGGCGGTGGTCGTATCGCGGCGCACGAGATCATGGTGGGCATCCCGGCCATCCGCAACCTGATTCGCGAGGACAAGGTGGCGCAGATGTATTCGTCCATCCAGACTGGCCAGCAGTACGGCATGCAGACGCTCGACCAGAACTTGCAGGACCTGGTGAAGCGTGGCCTGGTGACGCGTCAGCAGGCATCGAGTTACGCGCGCAACAAGGACATCTTTAAGGGCTAA